The following DNA comes from Brienomyrus brachyistius isolate T26 chromosome 16, BBRACH_0.4, whole genome shotgun sequence.
CACGTGCGGCGCACTAACTGCACACTTCATCTGCATTCCGGCATATACTAAGTATATAGACCACAACACACTGCATGAGTGACAACTAATGTTTACATCGAACTCAAGGAAAGTCTGTCAGCATATCAGAGCCAAACTAAGAAGTTTGGCAAAGTTGTATAACGAATGTTTATTTAGCTTAGGCTACAGTGAAGGACAACCTCAAACAGAATTAACACAAATGATAAAATAGTTGTAGGGTGTTTTGCATTGTGTGCATATTACAAACTTCTATAAAGTTTAACCACAGTGCAAATTAAAGAGCTCACACTATTCTAAGTGGATACTGTGCACACTCAGCTGCTTCCATGGTCTCTGCAGCAAAATCTTTGTACATCTTTTAAGTGGAGGGAAAtttacagaaataaaaaaagtcATTGAAAAGGTTAAGGAGGTGTGGTCATATGAGGAGTGACTTTCGCATTGGCTTCCTAAAGACTTTGGCCCAAACAAAGACATCCATTGTTATATCTTTGTCCTATTCGATTTTATTACCGCACTCTAAACCTGATTTAATAGTTTGTTCCAGCTAATGTGAGATTTATTTCTCTCGTGATTAATCAGAAGACATGCAGTATAGCTTTGTTTACAATGCCAATCGCAAACATCCCATGAAATCCCGTTTTATGCTAAAAATTGCTTTCCTTCCTGTAATGCTTTTGCAAGACACCAAGTTAAAGACTGAGAGAACGGTAATCAACAAGGTGACTAGCTTGGCTGATGGGATGAAATGACCCTTTCTGGTAAACAATTTGTGCCAGAACTACAAATTTAAATCACCATCATTACTGTGCATCCGTCTTATCGGATAGAAAAAAGGAAATGATTTTGATCACACTGCAGTTAAATGGTGAATAACTGTTCACGTCATCTTGTCAGTAAAATGTCTCAGATCTAGTTGTTGATTTGCACACGCATCTGATTTAAAGCTATGATACAGAAGTAGCTACGCAGTCTATACAGCATGTGCACAATTGCCACTCAGGACAAAATGGATGCCCTCATCAAATGTCAAttcaccccccctcccgccccgaACCTTAAAGAGGTCGTATGCATCACCCAGCTCCTCTGCAGAGATGGACACATCTGGAGTCACGACCCTGAGCTGCAAGGAGAGACAGAGGATGTGAAGGAAACAGAGGAGGAGACATAGAAAGGGGAGGAGATGAAGGAGGAGATGGTgagggaggaggagaccggGGAGTAAATgggacagaggaggaggaggaggaggagaagatggAAGAGGAAATGGTGGATAAGGAGAGAGaagacaggaagaggaagaaacaggaggaggaggagacagaggaggaggagaagacaaaggaggaggaagagacagAGGTCAGTAGAATGTCGGGGTGAAGTTGGATGCTGCTATACTGTCACATGACAAATTTATGAAAAGTCGTTTACTCAAACTGGGGCCAAAACATTTAAGTTAAATTCTTGATTACAGTTAAAGGGGCTACAGTAGAAGTGTGTGCGTgcggctgtgtgtgtgcgttgcgCTCACTGCGTTCTCTTTGGCAGTGTCCTCATGCGCCTGCAGCACCTGGATCCTGTGCCTGCATCTCAGCTGCTGCACCTGCCGCACCGTCAGATCCCCGAATTTCTGCAGAGAGACGCCGGGCTTGAGGCTCAGGCCTGAGCAGGCGCCCAGCTCCCCAGCAGGGAGACGCATTGCCCTCCGCATTCACTATGACGTGCACGGGCTGGTAGGAGCTGATCTCACACAGCAAACACCCCCAACTGTGTGGCTAGGTGGGGAGcacggtgacccccccccccaggctgtggTTTTGATTGCCTCCCCGAGTCTTCCTGGGAACTCCAAAAGTCTAAATACAATGGTTATGGAATATGGTGGCCCCTCAGTGTGTATGCAAATATTCCCTTATGATTAGCATCCTGAGCCAGCATTGGAGAACAAACTGACTGATGACAGATGGATGAAGATTTCtgtgtttttattcattttattatttactgcGTTTACATATGATCCATTCCCACACCTGAACAGAAGTGCTGCTGGGTCTTATATCAGGTACTGCTCCCTGTGGTGGGATCTGAGCTAAAATCTACTGGTCCCTGCAAGTCTCGCTCGGTCAGGAGGCGAGCTCACCTCGTAGGACTGCCGGATCAGCTCGGATATCTGCATGGTCCCGCCCTGCTGGCCATCTGCAGGCTCACATGGGGCCTTTGTAGGGGGCTCGCTGTCTCTCACCCCATCCAGGAAGCTGTTGGGAGGAGCACAGAAGATGGGGTCGGGGCCCTCGAGGGACTTTTCACACAAACAGCAGAATCCCCTCATCAAGTCTCTCATCCTGCTTCCGAACACTAAGCCAAGAGAAACAATTCTTAGTCTTAGTCTTAGTGTACCGGGGTGCACAACTATTTCTCCCCGAGGGCCAAATTCCATCAGCAATTCAAAGCCAAGGTCCACTGTGAAAACACCAACTGGGGAGATGGGGGTACGGGGGGGTCGGAGCCTAGAATCAGTTGTATTTCGGTCTAGATGAGGAGATGCCAGTTAGTGACCACTGGTATAGCTAACACTGGATTGTCCTAACTGCCAAACTCTAAATGGCCGTACATTCCTGCTGTCGAGTGCAGATGGGTGATACAGTAAGCCAACATGTGAACCACAACATTTTTCATGCAATATGGATTTTAAGGAAAAACACTGTAGCATGTTATTTATTACATCCATTTAcatccaaagtggattaaagaTACTCACTCAATTATGACATTTTAGAAGCTGTAGAAGTTAATGTAGATTGTTAGACATTTTCAAAGGGTTCATAAACGGAATACAAATAATAAAGCgttttaaggtagtttaacccaTTGTTACTGTCATGGTACTTTTTAAACCAGTAAGTTATGATTCCACTGCACTATGTCCCCTTGCTAATTTATGATGGGAAGTGAAGCAAGACCTTTCTGTCCTGGAGATCATTAGTGACGGCTTCACTTCTAGGCATGCAGTTCCTCAGCAGAGAGGTTACGGCGAGATTCTCCGCACACCTGCGTACCTGGTGAGCACCATGAGGACCTGCCCATCGTCAGCAGCAGCGGCGAGCGCATCCGCGTTGGCGTCCAGCACCGCCAGGCCCAGACGCAGCATGGCCGTCACGCCGTGCAGGAAGAAGCAGTCGACGACTCGCACAGCGCAGGCGAAGGGCAGCGCGCTCACGAAGAGTGTCAGGAACCAGGAGAGcgatgctgaggacagcaccGCCAGGTCACCCACACGCTCCGCCAGCTCGGGCAGCCGCTCCCGGATCAGCTCCTCGAACACGGACTGGTCCACCTgtgcacctgggggggggggaataaatacatttaataaaaaaaaaataaaataaaataaaaaaaaataaataaataaataaataaaaaaaaaaaaatcgcccgGGGTAAACAATGTGCAGGACATGTGACCAGAGGATCCTGGGTGAGATAACCTGGATAAATGGTAATGGTTAAGACAGACTGGTATAAGTGAAATACATGTAAGACACATAGGTGACATGCAGGCAGACACTGACATCCAGAGCAAAATGGGAGCACGTACCGATGACCCGGCGGTTGAAATAGTCGGGCAGCATCCTCTCACAGATGGCCACAAGCAGCCAGAAGGCCTCCTCCTCTTTGGTATAGAGTAGCATCACCGAGGCCAGAATATTCATCGACTGCATTCATGGAAGCACAGAAACACCAGAGATGTAGTGCATCACACAAATGGTCTGCTGGCATGTGGGCGTGCAGAGGTGCCCCCGGTCGGGACTGCTACCGTACCTTTGAGTTAGGACTGCGCGATATACAGTTTCAGCATCGTCATCGCGATGTGTGCATGCGCAATAACCACGTCGCAGTACGTGCAAAGTCGAGTAAGACATTAAATCAAACATGTCACGCTTTTTTGCTGCTTGATACAAAAGGAAAATTTGCATGGCTCATCTGTCCTCTTGCAGGTCAGGCATGGAAGTCTGTCTGATATAACATGATTTACACTGATTTAAGTGTTTTTTGGATACACCGAGTTTGTTGTTCGTGTCAGCAATTACAATTAGGGCCATAATTGTGAAATTAATATCGATACAGCACATGATGTGCCTGCAATTCTCATATTGCAAGGGCTGTGATATCCGAGTTGACATCTGGCTTTTTTATACCTTCGTACGTCCAGATACTGTACCGCAGTACGCAGTATTTTCAAAACAATGTTATTTTGCAGTACAGTTctggtattttgaaatcttggtgaTAAGATTTGCAGAGTGCTGGAGGGTTTAAGTTTTGCTAAAGCATTTTTACTTTGtcacaggaaacaaaacttagcgACCATTGCAATTCTGACCACTTTTCCTGTTTTTCTTCTCTCGTActgtatgtttaaaaatcagtttaaagtttatcgCTGCTGCTTGTGCATGAGCTCTGCAAGCACGTTCTCAGCCAATCATAATGACTTTCTTCCTTGCTGTTAAAATGACTCATAGATGGATTTGTGGGAAATTTTGAACTCCTTTTTTGCCTTATAAAATATttatcacaaaaaaaatatcACATGGCAATACATGAAATTGAGTTCTAAAGTTCTTTAATGAAATAATGACGTACCAGTTGGAAAACTAAACACATTTGCACACAGCCTACAGGAATgagtgttttttcccccaaCAGGAACAAAGAATCCCAGCACATTTTTTATCAGCTGAGCCGCCCATTACCACCaccgtctctctgtctctgtaacATAGCATGCGGAGTACATCAGGCCTGCAGACCGCGAGCTGAAACCACCAGTCAGACGTGATCCTGAAGACAGAGCCCATTAATCCCTGCAGCAGCGATCAGCCTGACATGCTTATGCAGTCCCACCACAGGGAACCCCCTCCTCAGCTGGGCGGTAGCAGAACTCCTCCAGACCGTCGGAGAGATGATACGTAGcaacatgggggtgggggtcttgTTCACTACTCACCTTGACTAATATCTCTCTGAAAGTGATATTATATTACATGCCTAACCAAATCCAATCGCTTTTCCTCTTCAGGTACGTGGAGGAAGTGCCTAAGGGGCCAAACCCCAGGCGGTGTAAGGTACATATCAGGGTACACCCCAGAGGGAATGCCAGTGCGGACCACATCACATCACGTTATTTACTGATATAGTGCCGCCCTGTTCATACTCCACACCCAGACTAAAGTAAGATTTCATGCTGACGCCAAGATGGCGATTTTAGCAGGTTCAGTGATGCGGATGGGCCCACTCCGGCCCGCCTCTGACCCCGAGGAGGACTGGGGGGGGTAACATTATGACATAGGCGGTGAAGGTGGAAGGTGACGATATGAAGCGCAGCAGTGCGGGAAGTGGGTCGGCCGGCTGACCTGGCAGTATCCGATCTTAGGGTTGCGGTGGGCATAGGCGGTGAGCACGCGGCGCAGCGCGGCAATGCCGGCGTCGTTCTGGAAGGCCGGGTGGTCGGGCAGCGATCGATGCAGGTCACGCTCGATCTCCTCTGTGGCCAAGCTGCTCACGCCCATGGAGGCCTTCAGCAGGCCTGCATACTGGTCCCTGTGGGCCGCCAGTTCCGACGAAGCACCTGCCCGCGTGGGGTGGAGAACAGGCACGTCAGCAGGAGCCTAAGGGTCCTCGAGGATGGACTCTCTGGGGAAACCTCTATGAGTGATGAGAATAGTGACCAATcatggcagaaaaaaaaatcagggaaGCAGCACCCAATTAAGGAGAGCCACTCCCGGCATGGAAAACACATTAGCCGTCGTTAGCATGTATACAATTTACAGACTGAGCCACATTCAGCTCAGTTCAAAGGAGAAGTCAAGGCACAgatattttatatgtaaatgattacttAATACAGGAGTACTGAATACTCTATATAATACCCTGCAGATCCTGTAACCTTCTTAGCACAAGGGCTCATATCACTGTTTAGATGCAGATTCTCACAATGAGGCTATTATGGAGCAACACTTTGACCATCAAATTTTAGAACATTTCTGATGTTTGTCTAATCCCTACTCATACAGGAGCTGCCTAGAGTTAAAACAAATTCACCGCAGAGGTGGTTTGCACAGACAGGAGAGGGCACAAAGTCATTTttattgtggaaaaaaaacagttgcaacATACAGCCCACTTCTGCTTGACTCAATACGAGAACCCCAAAAAGAAGAAGTGAAAATGCCCAGGGGGGCAGTGAGATTACAGTGCCCTTCTTCAATTCTAATTTTACCCCCTCAGCTCTTGCCTAGCACCTACACCTTCCTCCATGCCCACCCCTAACCAACCTGAGAAGGTCAGCCAGAGCTCTCCCCGCAAGGATTCTGGGATCCCCATGGCAACCAGCTTCCAGGCACTCTCGGTGCGGAACATGTGGATGTCGCGGCCGTAGTCGGAGAAGTGCTCCTCCCACAAGTGCACCAGCCTCTCCTCTGCAGTCTGCACCATGCACAgacacaagcccattaaaatCTTGCTGAGTGGAACACACAGATATCGCAGACTAATGACTAACCAGCAAAAGTTATCACAGATAGTAACTTCTGACAAATCAACAGGTTTCAAGTGCTCACAGAAATCATTAGCAAGTTTCAAGTCTGGCTCTGGCCTTTGTTACAAAGCAGACATTGGGAGTCTGATACTGTAAAAACCAAATTAAAAGTCTTTCGATACTCAATCTAGATTCAAACACAAGAAAACAGAACAGGAATTAGGTCAGCGAATGGTCTACAACAGCGCAGGCGTATGCATCAGGGTCCTCCTGTCTTGTAAATGTAAACTTTATTTCTGTAATAAATAATTTGTATTTTTAGCAAAATGGAGCCCCAGGATTTCAGACATCACCAAAAGCTAGAGAAAAATACAAGCAAAGCCCTCCAGCACTAGAATGAGTCAATCACACCTGACCAATCATTAACAAGCCTGACAGTCAGAGTAATCAAGGTCTCCCAAACGTCAGTCAGTCAGTAACAGCGTGTGACACTCAGTCACGCCGGTACTCACAGACGTGGCACTTTGGGCGGCCGGCTGCGAGCTGTGATAGGTGTCCATCAGGGCTTGATTGTTCACCGTGTTAATCACAAAGTCTTCAGGAGGCTCCGGCCTGTTAGCCTCAGATTCAAAGGTGTCATAGTGGAAGTTAACCTGTTTCAAATGAAAGAGGCTTAGAAAGGATTTCATTATGTTAAACCCTAAACGTTGCCATTCGAACCCACAATCTTTCAATCATGAgtacacttccctaaccattaagccaccactgcccaagtGCTCAATAAGGAGAGATGGACAGTTGAGGTTCTGTCGCTGCTGGGAGCTTCGTGTTCTACGTGGTGGCGAGCATGGGGTGATGGGGTGCAGTACCGTGGTTCTCTTGTGTTGGCCCCTCAGGGCGCGTGCCCTCTCCTCCAGGCTGGCCACCAGCGCATCCCTCTCCGGCAACTCGATCAGCTGGAAGGCCCGCTGGCCGCGCACACTCACAATGACGGGAGCTGGCAGCACGCTGCTCGTCTCCGGCTTCTCCACGGACAGCACCTGGCGTCACGGAGATGACAGGCTCACATGAATGATCTGCACGTGTGAGAATGTCAGTCACAACAGCAGAGACTGACGCTCGAGTCAAAGCCACGCCCATTCCTCCGCAATTCAAAGCCACGCCCATTCCTCCGCAATTCAAAGCCACGCCCATTCCTCCGCTTTCACCATATGCTCATCCTGACCCACAAAGAGCATGACCTCCTTCTGACATCGAGCCCACGTGCCTCTGCCAGGGGGATGAGCAGGCTGCAGAGACCCTCCTCCCGGCTGACGAATCCCAGGTAGCGGTCAGTGGCATAGAGCGTGCCGGCGGTGTGGCACCGGGTGTGAGGAGTCCACAGCGAGCAGGTGGCCACATCCCTCAGGGCCTCGCTGCAGGGGAGCCTGAACTGAGCCAGAACGTACTCCTTCAGGGCCTGTTGCTCCAGAACCCTAGAGACCCAGGAATCAAGGAGAACCAAGGCTTGAGCtgttatacatttatatttctCATATTCTTTGATAACCATATAGTGGGCTGTGTGCTTCTCAGGAGTTTGGGACCCTTTGCCTGTGATCACCAGTTCACATCCCTTGAtcgacagagtgatgtcaccattgggccctcaaACACAGTCTTTAACCCCCAGTTGTTctggggactggctgaccccacATTCTTActtgtacattgctttggataaaagcatctgctaaatgaatgttttttttttattattgtaaatAGGATTAAGCAGTActggtttaattacatttaattacattttttttcttcattctcTAAACATGAAAGATTTTCTTGAATAAAATGAAGTGATCAACATAGATCGCAGACACAAGCATATCAACAGACGTGCAACCAGGATCCGCTAAGTTTAGAACGATGTAAACGGAAGTCTAGCTTAACACAGGAAATGACAGCGAATGTACATTCTGCTCAGTCTCCCAGACGAGGCCATATAGACGGTTATTTTCACTTGATGGACCAGAGTGCAATTTCTCCCGGCGACCTTGAGCAGTGCCCTGCGGCGCCGTGTTAATCTGTCACCCACAGCAAACACGCCATGCTAAATCCTGCCCCttaatctccacctctggcggCCGCTGATGTGATGGAGCATTTGAAAGTCACTTGACGATAAGCTCATTATGACCTCCCGCAAAAGGACTCCTGGGTACATTGTGAATATATGCCGCTGCACTATGCAGCCCAGTAGCTTGGAGATGTACAGCtgtgttgtgggtttgaatatCGTGGCCGGCAGAGTAACCATGATATCTGTGTAACACAACCTTCAAGCACGACCCTTCACCCCAAATGCTGCCGGATGCTCTCTGACACCAACTTCTCATCACTTTTAcgccactttggacaaaaggaaTAACTACGACGGGACTGATTTCCTTCATCAATTCCGATTAACTTGGtgcattattaaaaatattaatatgtgCATTAAGAATGAATGAACTTTGTTTCTTTCAGATTAGACCTTTTCACAGACTGCACATCTAGAGGACGTCCTGTTAAATAGTTCCAGAGATCTGCGTGTTTCCACAATACCCCTCCATTCTGCACATCTTACATACAATTTGCTTTCGTCCAGCTCTTCACACTTCcaccatcttttttttttttttatctgtttttGTTGTGAGACCTCAGTCCTGCATGGCCAGCCTCGCACAACAAGACGGTTAAAGCCTCACACATGAGAAAAGGCCATGGACTGTAAAAGGTATATATTAAAAAACAGAGCTCAAGATTTTATGAATTGTTATCGAATTACGCATATGAAGGAAGTCGATTTTTTAAACCCAGTCCTACAAATAACCGGATCAAAAGTAAGCAGCCAAGTTTGTTTTTCTGGTTACAATTAAAACATGATAAGAGTCACGTAGGCAATAACCCTGCGGAGGAAGCAGCCAGCGGGGGTCCGCCGGCCTCTGCCCAGCCGGCTGCCGGATCGGGCGGCTCCCTAGTTGTGCTGCTGATGGCTGTTTGCAGCAGCTCACTCCCTCATTTTGTTCCTCTTCCTCAGGCCCAGCACCCACAACTCCCTCCTATTTTATATTAGTTACTCAAAGGCTACTTAGAGATAAATCCTCCCCTCTATTCCAAATTGCAGTTGCTTTGAGGCTTCATGACACAGCGACTCCACCCGCTGCAGCCTGGGGCACACGGCAGCTTCACCCATTCAAATCCAGCCCAGACAGTTCAGGTTCTGTCGGCTTTCACACACTGCATACAGACTCCTCACATTCCGCCATATACAGGTAACACCCACTATGCCTGCAGAGATCCATCCTTCTCAAGCTGGTCTGACTGCTtaaggccacacccccccccagactgaCCTCCTGGTACTGTGCCTCAGCTGCTTAAGGCCACACCCCCCCAGACTGACCTCCTGGTACTGTGCCTCAGCTGCTtaaggccacaccccccccccagactgacCTCCTGGTACTGTGCCTCAGCTGCTtaaggccacaccccccccccagactgacCTCCTGGTACTGTGCCTCAGCTGCTtaaggccacaccccccccagaCTGACCTCCTGGTACTGTGCCTCAGCTGCTTTaggccacacccccaccccccagactgACCTCTTGGTACTGTGCCTCAGCTGCTtaaggccacacccccccccccagactgacCTCCTGGTACTGTGCCTCAGCTGCTTAAGGCCACACCCCCCCAGACTGACCTCCTGGTACTGTGCCTCAGCTGCTTTaggccacacccccaccccccagactgACCTCTTGGTACTGTGCCTCAGCTGCTTTaggccacacccccaccccccagactgACCTCTTGGTACTGTGCCTCAGCTGCTTTaggccacacccccaccccccaaactgACCTCTTGGTAATGTGCCCTGGCTGCTGCAGGCCCTGGTCCAGCTCAAAGGCCTCATTGTCCAGCAGCCTGCGCAGTGTGATGTTGGCCAGCTGTACCATGGTGGCAAACGCTTCCTCCACGCTGAGGAACATGGAGAAGTCCCGCTGCCTCCGATTGGTCGTCACGCGGATGGTGTCCCTCAGGGGGCCGGTGGAGACCCGCTCCAGTCTGGTCACCTCCACCCAGGGAATCACCATGTTCACTGGGAGGCAGGAAAAGCACTGATTAGAACTAACTTATACTCTCAGAAGCACACACAGCATACACAGCTCAAGCTGCATGGGCGCACACAGACAACACAcagcacacatcacacacagcaGACAGCACACACAGCATACAGAGCACACACACCTCACATAGGCTGCACACAGACCACAGACAGACTGCACGAAGAGCACACACCATACAGACTGCACACAGACTGCATACAGACCATACACAGCACACACTGCACAGGCTGCACAGTGTAGTAACGACACAGAAACAAACGGTAACACAGTGAACAAATGAACGTTAGCACATGCTAGGTGACAGCGGACCTTCCTTTCCCAGAAGGAATGAGTAGAAGGCCATGTGGTTGGTGCTGAggtacagccagccctgccgcGGAACATGGCCCTTCCAGCAGCAGCAGGAGTAGAACGTCACCAGCTTCTCTGCAGCGGGCAGGGAGAAGCGCAGCTCGAACTTCAGCAGTGTCTCACGGAACTTC
Coding sequences within:
- the LOC125709776 gene encoding TBC1 domain family member 8 produces the protein MWLNPEEVLLKNALKLWVTEKSNTYFILQRRRGHGHSGGKLTGLLVGALDTVLDSNARVAPFRILLQTPGSQVSWVIASGAGADEVNMHWDWLVQNLLHSLSVFENKEDITSFVKGKVKGLIAEEARSSQAAQEDDPEKFRETLLKFELRFSLPAAEKLVTFYSCCCWKGHVPRQGWLYLSTNHMAFYSFLLGKEVNMVIPWVEVTRLERVSTGPLRDTIRVTTNRRQRDFSMFLSVEEAFATMVQLANITLRRLLDNEAFELDQGLQQPGHITKRVLEQQALKEYVLAQFRLPCSEALRDVATCSLWTPHTRCHTAGTLYATDRYLGFVSREEGLCSLLIPLAEVLSVEKPETSSVLPAPVIVSVRGQRAFQLIELPERDALVASLEERARALRGQHKRTTVNFHYDTFESEANRPEPPEDFVINTVNNQALMDTYHSSQPAAQSATSTAEERLVHLWEEHFSDYGRDIHMFRTESAWKLVAMGIPESLRGELWLTFSGASSELAAHRDQYAGLLKASMGVSSLATEEIERDLHRSLPDHPAFQNDAGIAALRRVLTAYAHRNPKIGYCQSMNILASVMLLYTKEEEAFWLLVAICERMLPDYFNRRVIGAQVDQSVFEELIRERLPELAERVGDLAVLSSASLSWFLTLFVSALPFACAVRVVDCFFLHGVTAMLRLGLAVLDANADALAAAADDGQVLMVLTSFLDGVRDSEPPTKAPCEPADGQQGGTMQISELIRQSYEKFGDLTVRQVQQLRCRHRIQVLQAHEDTAKENALRVVTPDVSISAEELGDAYDLFKGEHFITLYWGADEAYDALGHHDPSRAYAEQYRLDWPQFQRLYQLLTPWPCGAHTASVARRTFTLLDLDQDLYISFREFARWLDQMYCEELNEKIRYLYRLHIPPALCENEDVTSPLKSPLLSTTRPLYVNLPNGEMGDTQEQLKKMLRDLEKEKDVDEPLPLMKQWEFIQFCKTFYSFFHGDPQENELFQAIATVTSLVLRIGEAGHRSQSSDSNDGVQDQPHTDSSSEWTVSFAQILASLLTEQALVNFFDKPVDLGAKISNARAKQYLDRGGSVTDQKGAH